Part of the Spinacia oleracea cultivar Varoflay chromosome 5, BTI_SOV_V1, whole genome shotgun sequence genome, GCGGGGCAGACCAATAGCCATCCACACGGGTACGGACGATCCAGTCATATGTAAATCCCTTCTCACGTTGATAGTCTTCGATCATTGTTACACATCCTTCCACCAAACTGAAATATTGTACTAGTCCCTAACAAAAATTTAAGCAGCCCATTAGTGTCATATCATTATCTCAAACTCCTATCAAGTAAAAACACTAAAAACAGATCAACAATTTCATCTTATTTAACACGCCTTATTTAGTGGTCCCAAACCTAACCAAAAACACTTTACCCTCTAATGATACTCCCCCGTCCCTAAATAATAGGCAACATATCAAAAACTAACAATAAAATGACAATCCTCAATCCCTTAAAACGACTTCCTATCAGATGTGGCTTAGGGATACAAGGAACAATGATTACCCGAAAATGACATgtctttattattattcttatttctATTTCATATATTTGGAGAGATCTCAATTCTCTTTTAGATATAaaaagttttttatttttttggtattaGATATAAAAAGTTGTATTCCTGAAATTCAATGGACTTGCGTAGAACCCAATATCCCATTTGGATTTTGTTGTTACTTGTTAGTTGTTACAGCACTTTGTTAGTGCGGTGCCTTCATAGCATTTCTAATTTCAAGTTGGTCCCCATTCCCCAATCTTATCTTTATCTTGTTTAAGGCAGATTCTCCATCAAAGTTAGACATTTTACTTTCTTTTGGAGAGTCAAGGGGAAAAGGAGGATGATAGAAAAATCTTTTAGAGAAATTACCATTTACTAGTACAACTAGTTCGTGCTTGAAGGGATTTTTAGGTATTTTTGGTCATTTCTCAAGCCGTTTATGTACCATAAGAAACAGGAGGGTATTTCGTGAAATACATATTCGATTTCAAAAACAATTCTCTTCATACCGTCCACAGAAAATAGGAATAACTGAATGTGATACTTCGTATTACTTTTGGTGCAGAGTAAAACTGGTAATGGTATTTGTAACTTAATAATAATCTCTATAGTGGTTTTGTTTCATTTGTTTAATTAACAGTTGACTGTTAGTGTAAAACGattcaataattaattcatcaggcttattaaaaataaaactataaaactCAGATGTTGAAACAACTCAGAGACCAAGACGGTGACACAATAGATGACAAATTGGGGACACCTTGTTTTCAGAAACATTCTTCCTTGCCGTAATTCATTAAGAAAACATGATATTCCAAGCATATTTGACTTccaagaataaaataaaaaattaggaTATTTGACTTATAAATTTCAGCCCACCCActaagaattttcaaattccaGCTAATTTAGTGTGACGGTCCAATCTTTCTATATCTatagttttaaaataatttatgaTGTGATTTCTTAGATCCAACTTCTAAGGAGGTGAAGCTGTCATGACTCATGCATCGAATCATGCTTTCTAGTGGGAGAAACATGCAAGTTTTGATTCGTAAGTTAACATGATTATTAAAACAAATTGCTAAAGAATTTATTGCTCATTTTAGTTGTATGGTCATTAACTCGCAACAACCTATAGGACAATGTTTATGTAACTTGTATAGATTCATACACCTTCCTTTCTTTCTTCATATATACGTAGTACATCGTAATTTCTAAAACTTCACGCAAAGATAAGAGAGTAGCTTAGAATCGTTGGAATCATGTTATTCTTTCCAAAACTTGGAAAATGTATACATTGATCTCCTTTTaccttaaaaagaaagaaaagagaagatgCGTGAActctattttcctttttctacaATCCTAATTCCCAAACTTATTATTATAATCATTACAAAGATTTATTGACACTAAAAGTTACAACTTTTTGCAACAAGGGCGGGTTACCTCATTCTTCTAAAAATGGATTACTTATTTATTATAAGTTCCTAACTAATACTCTGGACTCTGGAGTGCTACGTATTTCAATTATGTGTTTCTAAAATATTGTAGCACAAAGAAATTTCCATAATGCATGACTAAAAGTAGGAGTGCTTTTCAACCAAACAATTGCCTAAACCAATCTTTTGTTAACCACAAGAACACACTCTTTTTACTCCTTACCTAAATTAAACTCCAAACTTTTCTATAGAATGTTTGTAAAAGAAAATGCTGCATTTCCtaaattatttatgttttatgACAAGATTTTCTAATAGACCTCTACTTGAAATGAATAATGGGGAGGAGCACCGGTGGCCGGCAATCAGGGCCACCGGGGGCCCTATAAGTCTATCACCTATGAGTCTGTGATACATAATCTCGTGACAATTTGACCCTATCCAGTTAGCCCAGCCTTTCATCAACAATTGTTAGCCAACCAGATTGGCTAGGTTATCCCACGAGGGCTCCTCATCCATCTATCCGACCTAATAGCCACCTCTAACGAGCGTAATGATCTAGATATGATACATCATATCGGCATAAAAGTAGGATAAGATTGTTCACCAATAATCAAATTATCACCTAACTAGTCATCAAAATGTCATCATGTAATCTTAATGGTAAAGATTATGTTTAACCAACAATGACTAATCTCCAACAAAACTTCCAGGCGTTACAAGTCTAATAAGTCCACTAAAGGCAAACGTGATTGACTCGCTAACTAAGGAAAttggaataaataaataaataaataaataaataattggtCAGTTTTTTCGTATCCCATTGCGAGATATTCTAGCCTCTTTCCGAAACCGTCTATTTTCCAATCTCagaatatttttaaaattaaaactgaaaattcaacCTCCAACAATCTCAGATTATTACGTGAAATTAAATGCATTCACTAACcccaaataaaatttaaaaatcatCTAATCAGAACActttttttgtgaaaaaatcAGCTAAATTTGAAAATTCAATGCTAATAACTAATTATGCAAATTAATCAAAAAAACTGCTTagtcaaaaaaaaataactgaaaatcaaaggaaGAATGAATTATTACCTGAATGCCATTGGGGGAGTTAGCGGCAGTGAGGACGCGAACCTGTGACTCGGTTTCAGGAATTGGTTTCGGCTTAAAAATCCTGACCGAGTTAACTCGAGGAGCAAACTTCAACAGGGACAACTTGAAGGAATTTGAGTCAAGTGGACTATTCAGAAACAAGTCCGAATTAGGAAATTCGTTCAGAACTCGGTCGATAATCGAAGGTCCGGTGAGTTCGAACCTTCTAGCACCACCCACCAAGCACACCGCAATCCTCGACCGATTCAACTCGGCCTTACGAGCCAACTCCGCTGCCGTAGTCACCGTCGATAAAGACAGTTGTTGGACGGAGCTCGGGTTGAACTGAATGTTTCCGGCGTTGCCGTAGGAGGAGAAGTAGAGGAGAAGGAGGAAGAGGGAGGAGAAGAGTAAAGGGAAAAGACGCCAATCGAGATCGGATAGCCACTTTGTTAACTGCATCGATTTCCGTGGGCTATTTtcgttattattattaatattattaatattattataatgAAACCCAGGCATGTCTGTTGTAGTTGTTCTTCCCATTGTGGTGGTTTGTTCCATAGCTCATCAATCAACTGTTTCCAATATTTAAACTTCGACAAGGGAAGccatggaggaggaggaggaggaggagagagaaagtaagagGGAGGTTTTAAAAAGTTAAATTTTGGGGATTAATGGTTGGACAGTTTGaagaataatttaaaattttatttgggtttttttggggggttttgGGTAGGTGAAGAAGGTGATATGAAAGAGGTTTGGTTTGAATAGGGTGATAATTTGTTTGAGAAGAAAAGAGGTGGGGGAGTGGTAATGTATGTTATGGGTGTTTaagtcccggaatacttgacctattTTCCTTATcggaccgtcccttaatacttgatttgtttctaaaaatggaaatattctaacaatattatattatttctcactccacccctattaacccacctaccccttactccatacaaaaaataattaaaaattcaacatcTACTcttccccaaccccacctcttaacccacctctcaCTAActtcattaaaataataccccactatcaactactacctattaaattaaataagtcaattcaagttccttaaactctgtgccggttaaaccggatcgagtattccgggacggagggagtaataagctGGCAGCCGTTATGGTTGTTTTGATTAGGGTTGGGAGACTTGGGACTAGGGGAGGGGACATCTTCGGGATTGAATTGGATTTGGAGTTATAAACTAATAATGGATGTGAATAATTTGATGACCAAAAGTATAGAATACAACACATTAATAGTAGAATTTCAAATTACATGACGCAATTGGATTGAATAGTACTCTCTTCGTTTCTAAaagactagtcttatatgcacgcgatgcgtgcgggtATTTAAAAACTAAATATTGTATTAGTATTATTACATTTAATCACCTAAAAAATAATAGGTATGAAAAAATGTTCACTTTGTTGTTACTTTACCATGATTATACTTCGAAACTTCATGAGCTACATGATTTTACGTTGGATGAAACATTCTGTAGTCTCCACAacacaaataaacaaaaaaaaatcctagTAAAATGAACTTGCAGCCTTCAACACAAAGATGCCCTTAAATTTTAAGCTAACAACTGTGGGCACAGGAGTTCGAGGGATACGTTGCTTCATTCTTTCTCAAGTCATAGCTCTAACAAAGAATCTCAAAATCACCAGCAATCAAGGACCCATCCTGCAACTTAATATTtcaaaaatttcagttcacagTACCCAAaaaaagatgaaaaaaaaaatcatcccaAAATCGTAATAAAAAGACTTaacatttcaaaaaaaattgattataGGCTGTCGTCATTTGCAGAAGCAGAACTGCAGCCCTCAAGTTCAAGATACTCCAAAAACAGTTGTGCAGAAATGTATTTTCTGCAAGTATGTCAGTTGGTAGATACTTAGATACTA contains:
- the LOC110786959 gene encoding uncharacterized protein; the protein is MEQTTTMGRTTTTDMPGFHYNNINNINNNNENSPRKSMQLTKWLSDLDWRLFPLLFSSLFLLLLYFSSYGNAGNIQFNPSSVQQLSLSTVTTAAELARKAELNRSRIAVCLVGGARRFELTGPSIIDRVLNEFPNSDLFLNSPLDSNSFKLSLLKFAPRVNSVRIFKPKPIPETESQVRVLTAANSPNGIQGLVQYFSLVEGCVTMIEDYQREKGFTYDWIVRTRVDGYWSAPLSSNSFIPGQYVVPPGSSFSGLNDRLGVGDYNTSVVALSRLSLIPTLQNLNYTELNSETAFKAQLTSHNISYQTPAQPFCIVTDRKYSFPPSHFGVPVAALSSRGPLSGAKCRPCNPACTGPCVADVMRGLSKGWSWTPWRNGTIELCDAHSEWEVGWEENFDEAVGKRLAKFRKRVTTLNVKQCVKDFKQMKGRAAKWDSPPLEEICKLGLGPK